A window of Christiangramia forsetii KT0803 contains these coding sequences:
- a CDS encoding STAS/SEC14 domain-containing protein, which translates to MMKIYKKESKVYMVAQNRLDATDYDNLISQLKNHIQSNHKVYWYIEMENFEGWTASAYWEGIELKLPNEERVKKVALVGNTKWQEQFTEVLIPFTRAHIKCFSPEEKDLAKEWMEKGNH; encoded by the coding sequence ATGATGAAAATTTATAAGAAAGAAAGCAAGGTATATATGGTAGCTCAAAATAGATTGGATGCTACCGATTATGACAATTTGATATCTCAATTAAAAAACCATATACAGTCAAACCATAAAGTGTACTGGTATATTGAAATGGAAAATTTTGAGGGGTGGACCGCAAGTGCGTATTGGGAGGGCATTGAACTGAAACTTCCGAATGAAGAACGCGTTAAAAAGGTTGCATTGGTGGGAAATACAAAATGGCAAGAGCAATTTACGGAAGTTTTGATACCCTTTACAAGGGCACATATTAAATGCTTTAGCCCTGAAGAAAAAGATTTGGCCAAGGAATGGATGGAGAAAGGAAATCATTAA
- a CDS encoding SHOCT domain-containing protein, producing MHWIWWGLWIILIFWIFLIPYPTPGQNRRKDKAMEALRDRYARDEISDEEFEQKKKVLQDKKK from the coding sequence ATGCACTGGATATGGTGGGGGCTTTGGATAATCCTTATCTTTTGGATATTCTTAATTCCTTACCCCACGCCGGGACAAAACAGACGGAAAGATAAGGCTATGGAAGCCCTGAGAGATCGATACGCCCGGGACGAGATAAGCGATGAGGAATTTGAACAAAAGAAGAAAGTCCTTCAGGATAAGAAGAAGTAG
- a CDS encoding DUF6660 family protein, with product MKIIAVILSLYIFGLNLLACNDSDTSQVIADSEVTVVAAQNLDIDHSHDKVVDLCPPFCSCHCCHVHTVDFGSSNFKALIKEIPSKAFVYFDSSVEEPILSFLDPPKV from the coding sequence GTGAAAATTATCGCTGTCATATTATCTCTGTATATATTCGGGCTTAACTTATTAGCCTGTAATGATAGTGATACTTCACAAGTGATTGCTGATTCAGAAGTTACAGTGGTTGCTGCTCAGAATTTAGATATCGACCATTCTCATGATAAAGTAGTAGATTTATGCCCTCCTTTTTGTAGTTGTCATTGCTGCCATGTGCATACGGTAGATTTCGGTTCTTCAAATTTCAAGGCTTTGATTAAGGAAATTCCATCAAAAGCCTTTGTCTATTTTGACAGCTCAGTGGAAGAACCTATTCTTTCCTTTTTAGATCCCCCAAAAGTTTAA
- a CDS encoding STAS/SEC14 domain-containing protein, giving the protein MKLPNEERVKKVALVGNTKWKEQFTEVLIPFTKAHIKFFSPEEKDLAKEWMEKGNH; this is encoded by the coding sequence CTGAAACTTCCGAACGAAGAACGCGTTAAAAAGGTTGCATTGGTGGGAAATACAAAATGGAAGGAACAGTTTACGGAAGTTTTGATACCCTTTACAAAGGCACATATTAAATTCTTTAGCCCTGAAGAAAAAGATTTGGCCAAGGAATGGATGGAGAAAGGAAATCATTAA
- a CDS encoding P-II family nitrogen regulator, which produces MKEIKAFIKPKRVQKVIESLSESGFKSMTLSQGEGTGAFKAKGASPSLDFRVTDSPVVKLELVCQNEEAQSAIDIILENAKTTEPGDGIIYLSDIEDAFQIKTGESIKRYDP; this is translated from the coding sequence ATGAAAGAAATAAAAGCATTTATAAAACCGAAACGAGTTCAAAAAGTGATAGAATCCCTTAGTGAAAGTGGATTCAAAAGTATGACGCTTTCCCAGGGGGAAGGTACCGGGGCTTTTAAAGCAAAAGGCGCATCACCTTCTTTAGATTTCCGTGTAACAGACAGTCCGGTTGTAAAGTTAGAACTGGTATGTCAAAACGAAGAAGCACAATCAGCAATAGATATTATCCTTGAGAATGCAAAAACAACTGAACCCGGTGACGGAATAATTTATCTTTCCGATATTGAAGATGCCTTCCAGATAAAAACCGGGGAATCCATAAAGCGTTACGACCCCTAA
- a CDS encoding heavy metal translocating P-type ATPase, whose translation MKHTYKITGMTCNGCRSHVEKSLSKVNGVTQVSVDLKKEEAVIETKEHIPLERFERALEGSNYNIMMPGKTDQSAGQLMKHSYKITGMTCNRCRSHVEETLNTVSGVVNAAVNLEKGDAEISMKEHIKVDVFEKALQEHGGNYHIMLPGEKQAKHKHQSEDKTPIGKGTGTWYCPMHCEGEKTYDKPGDCPVCGMDLVEQMDLSSPSSGGDEYTCPMHPEIIKDESGDCPICGMDLVPKEPQSSAEEKGYKTLLKKFWIAVAFTLPIFLIAMSEMIPDNPLYDLADMKIWNWIQFGLSLPVVFYATWMFFERAYRSIKTWNLNMFTLIGIGAGVAWIFSVFGMLFPNFFPDQFKTEMGTVHVYFEAATVILTLVLMGQVLEARAHSRTNSAIKELLRLAPNKAVRVVDGVEETISVDKIQKGDVLRVKPGDKIPVDGTIKKGKSSIDESMITGEPIPVDKQEGDKVNSGTINGNQSFTMTAEKVGNETLLAQIIKMVNDASRSRAPIQKLADRISAYFVPIVVIISVVTFAVWAIYGPDPAYVYALVNAIAVLIIACPCALGLATPMSVMVGVGKGAKNGVLIKNARALEEMNKIDVLIIDKTGTITEGKPSVEKVVSVSSEYSEKELTRLIASVNAQSEHPLANATVNYAKAEKIKYGEASEFNSVTGKGVTANFEGKQLALGNEKLMQAKNAEISEEINNQVTAEQEKGKTVSYLAIDSSIVGFVTISDKIKRTSREALSELQNEGIKVIMLTGDNEKTASAVAKELNLADFKAGMIPQNKMEEVKKLQAEGKKVAMAGDGINDAPALAQADIGIAMGTGTDVAIESAEVTLVKGDLKGVLKAIKLSEKVMRNIKENLFFALIYNTLGVPIAAGVLYPFFGLLLSPMIAALAMSFSSVSVIANALRLRGAKLL comes from the coding sequence ATGAAACATACTTATAAAATTACCGGCATGACTTGTAATGGTTGCAGGTCACATGTAGAAAAATCCTTGAGCAAGGTCAATGGGGTCACTCAGGTTTCTGTTGATTTAAAAAAGGAGGAAGCAGTGATTGAAACGAAGGAACATATTCCTTTGGAAAGATTTGAGCGTGCCTTAGAGGGAAGCAATTATAATATAATGATGCCGGGAAAAACTGATCAATCTGCCGGGCAACTGATGAAACATTCTTATAAGATTACGGGAATGACCTGTAATCGCTGCAGATCTCATGTGGAAGAAACCTTAAATACGGTGTCAGGTGTTGTAAATGCTGCTGTAAACCTTGAAAAAGGGGATGCAGAGATCAGTATGAAAGAACACATTAAAGTTGATGTTTTTGAAAAAGCCCTACAGGAGCACGGAGGAAATTATCATATCATGCTCCCCGGGGAAAAACAAGCAAAACATAAGCATCAGTCTGAAGATAAAACACCAATAGGTAAAGGAACCGGCACATGGTATTGTCCCATGCATTGCGAAGGAGAAAAAACTTATGATAAACCTGGCGATTGCCCGGTCTGCGGAATGGATCTGGTGGAGCAAATGGATTTGAGTTCTCCTTCTTCAGGAGGGGATGAATATACCTGTCCCATGCATCCTGAAATAATAAAAGATGAATCAGGAGATTGTCCTATTTGCGGGATGGATCTGGTTCCCAAAGAACCACAGAGTTCTGCTGAAGAAAAAGGTTATAAGACACTTTTGAAGAAATTCTGGATCGCAGTAGCATTTACACTTCCTATTTTCCTGATAGCGATGTCTGAAATGATTCCCGATAATCCACTGTATGACCTGGCAGATATGAAGATTTGGAATTGGATACAGTTCGGACTTTCCCTGCCGGTGGTTTTTTATGCAACCTGGATGTTTTTTGAACGTGCTTACAGGTCCATTAAAACATGGAATCTGAATATGTTTACCCTAATAGGTATCGGAGCGGGGGTAGCCTGGATATTCAGTGTGTTTGGTATGCTATTCCCCAATTTTTTTCCTGATCAGTTTAAGACTGAAATGGGAACCGTACATGTTTATTTTGAAGCCGCCACCGTAATACTCACTTTGGTTTTAATGGGACAGGTTCTGGAAGCACGTGCTCACAGCAGAACTAATTCAGCTATAAAGGAATTACTAAGGCTGGCACCGAATAAGGCTGTAAGAGTGGTTGATGGGGTAGAAGAAACAATTTCCGTAGATAAGATTCAGAAAGGGGATGTTCTAAGAGTAAAGCCCGGCGATAAAATCCCGGTAGACGGGACCATCAAAAAAGGCAAATCCAGTATTGACGAATCCATGATCACCGGAGAACCTATTCCTGTAGATAAACAGGAAGGCGATAAGGTAAATTCCGGTACCATAAATGGCAATCAAAGTTTCACCATGACTGCGGAAAAAGTTGGAAATGAAACCTTGCTTGCGCAAATCATAAAAATGGTAAATGATGCCAGCAGGTCACGGGCGCCTATCCAAAAACTGGCTGATAGAATCTCAGCCTATTTTGTGCCTATCGTGGTAATTATTTCTGTAGTAACCTTTGCTGTATGGGCAATCTATGGCCCCGATCCTGCCTATGTTTATGCGCTTGTAAATGCTATTGCGGTATTGATCATTGCCTGTCCCTGTGCTTTAGGTCTGGCTACACCTATGTCTGTGATGGTGGGAGTTGGTAAAGGTGCAAAAAACGGGGTTTTGATCAAGAACGCCCGTGCGTTGGAAGAAATGAACAAGATCGATGTGCTTATAATAGATAAAACAGGAACTATCACCGAGGGTAAACCTTCCGTAGAAAAAGTTGTTTCGGTTTCTTCAGAATATTCTGAAAAGGAGCTCACCCGCCTTATCGCTTCTGTAAATGCACAAAGTGAACATCCGCTGGCTAATGCAACTGTTAATTATGCGAAAGCGGAAAAAATCAAATATGGCGAAGCTTCAGAATTTAATTCGGTTACCGGGAAAGGAGTTACGGCCAATTTTGAAGGAAAACAACTGGCGCTTGGAAATGAAAAATTAATGCAGGCTAAAAATGCTGAAATTTCAGAAGAAATAAATAATCAGGTTACTGCGGAACAGGAAAAAGGGAAAACAGTTTCATATCTGGCAATAGATTCAAGTATTGTAGGATTTGTGACCATTTCAGATAAGATAAAAAGAACCAGTAGGGAAGCATTATCCGAACTTCAAAATGAAGGTATTAAGGTGATCATGCTTACCGGGGATAATGAGAAAACAGCTTCAGCCGTGGCAAAGGAATTAAACCTGGCTGATTTTAAAGCGGGTATGATCCCGCAGAATAAAATGGAGGAAGTAAAAAAACTCCAGGCGGAAGGTAAAAAAGTAGCCATGGCTGGAGATGGTATTAATGATGCCCCTGCACTGGCACAGGCGGATATTGGCATCGCTATGGGTACAGGGACCGATGTAGCGATTGAAAGTGCCGAGGTCACTCTGGTGAAAGGAGATTTAAAAGGAGTGCTTAAGGCAATCAAACTCAGCGAAAAAGTAATGCGGAATATTAAAGAGAACCTGTTTTTTGCTCTTATTTATAACACCCTGGGTGTGCCAATTGCTGCGGGTGTATTATATCCATTCTTTGGGTTATTACTTTCTCCTATGATCGCGGCTCTGGCCATGAGTTTTAGCTCGGTTTCAGTTATTGCCAATGCCTTGAGGTTAAGAGGAGCAAAATTGTTGTAG
- a CDS encoding Fur family transcriptional regulator, with amino-acid sequence MEKIVKKLESKGIRPTAMRLMTYRRLAQLNVAVSLGDLGKDFESSERSTLFRTMKTFEEKGIVHQIEDGTGIIKYALCEDNCECEVGNDLHLHFHCNSCGETVCLTEHKIPQINLPEGYVAEDINLVAKGVCEKCSNDLD; translated from the coding sequence ATGGAAAAAATAGTAAAAAAGTTGGAAAGCAAAGGCATCCGCCCTACGGCAATGCGCTTGATGACCTATAGACGGCTGGCACAACTGAATGTGGCCGTTAGCTTAGGCGACCTTGGAAAGGATTTCGAAAGCTCGGAAAGGAGTACGCTTTTCCGTACTATGAAGACATTTGAAGAAAAAGGAATCGTGCATCAAATTGAGGATGGCACCGGCATCATTAAATATGCCCTGTGCGAAGACAATTGTGAATGTGAGGTGGGAAACGACCTTCACTTACATTTTCATTGCAATAGTTGCGGGGAAACCGTGTGCCTTACAGAGCACAAAATCCCTCAGATAAACCTGCCCGAAGGCTATGTGGCAGAGGATATCAATCTGGTGGCCAAGGGAGTCTGTGAGAAATGTAGCAATGACTTGGATTAA
- a CDS encoding efflux RND transporter periplasmic adaptor subunit produces MNTRSINILMLALTLSIFFGCKENPAAGEDASSETATTNTEEGENHGEEGDEEEGGMRSVHLSEMKFNSLGIKVDTLPKKALSGIVEANGQLEVPPQYEATVTAILGGNITSIKVIEGDKVNKGQVLAYLSHPNLTRMQSDYINAYSRMQFLEKEFERQKRLYEAEVGSGKSFQQTQSDYQSVQGEVRGYESQLRQLNLNASQVRDGELYEYIPVVSPIGGYIEKVLVQVGQYVDPQTSMFMVVDNEHVHADLMVFEKDIYKVKEGQKIAFTLESVPGSNLTGEIYSVGKQFEQNPKAVHVHAEIDNKEDFLIPGMYINGKIRTGEEAVPALPEEAIIEEEGNPYIFTAQKHQEDGETEWELKPVQVRTGINEDGWVEIKLLEPLPEGTLVAYNNAYYLVSEMQKSQTSHGH; encoded by the coding sequence ATGAATACAAGATCAATAAATATTCTAATGCTTGCCTTAACGCTCAGCATATTCTTTGGATGTAAAGAAAATCCTGCGGCAGGGGAAGATGCTTCCAGTGAAACTGCAACTACTAATACCGAAGAAGGTGAAAATCACGGTGAGGAAGGAGATGAAGAAGAAGGAGGGATGCGTTCGGTACATCTTTCAGAAATGAAATTCAATAGTCTGGGGATTAAAGTAGATACCTTGCCTAAAAAAGCTTTGTCCGGTATTGTGGAAGCCAATGGCCAGTTAGAAGTGCCGCCACAATATGAAGCTACCGTTACGGCAATTTTAGGCGGTAATATAACTTCTATAAAGGTTATTGAGGGGGATAAGGTAAATAAAGGTCAGGTGTTGGCTTATCTTTCTCACCCAAATTTAACCAGAATGCAGTCTGATTATATTAATGCATATAGTAGGATGCAATTTTTGGAAAAGGAATTTGAAAGACAGAAACGTTTATATGAAGCAGAGGTAGGATCTGGAAAATCTTTTCAACAAACCCAATCAGATTACCAGTCTGTACAAGGTGAAGTGCGGGGGTATGAATCACAGTTACGGCAGTTAAACCTAAATGCTTCCCAGGTTAGAGACGGTGAATTATATGAATATATTCCGGTAGTAAGCCCAATTGGAGGTTATATTGAAAAAGTACTGGTACAGGTAGGACAATATGTAGACCCTCAGACCAGTATGTTTATGGTAGTTGATAATGAACATGTGCATGCCGATCTAATGGTTTTTGAAAAAGATATTTATAAGGTGAAAGAAGGCCAAAAGATTGCGTTTACACTGGAATCGGTTCCAGGCAGTAATTTAACCGGGGAAATTTATTCAGTGGGGAAACAATTTGAACAAAACCCCAAAGCGGTACATGTGCATGCAGAAATCGATAATAAAGAAGATTTTCTAATTCCGGGGATGTATATAAACGGAAAAATCAGGACCGGTGAAGAAGCTGTTCCTGCCTTACCGGAAGAAGCAATAATTGAAGAAGAAGGAAATCCCTACATCTTTACGGCCCAAAAACACCAGGAAGATGGTGAAACCGAATGGGAATTGAAACCAGTGCAGGTTAGAACGGGAATAAATGAAGATGGTTGGGTTGAAATTAAACTGCTGGAGCCTCTGCCTGAAGGTACGTTGGTTGCCTATAATAATGCCTATTATCTGGTTTCTGAAATGCAGAAAAGCCAGACTTCCCATGGTCATTAA
- a CDS encoding SHOCT domain-containing protein: MMDNWNFGGMHWIWWGLWIILIFWIFLIPYPTPGQKRKKDGAMEILRERFARGEISEEEYKHRVNILQNKNEPKDQKKIRQEK, encoded by the coding sequence ATGATGGACAACTGGAATTTTGGGGGAATGCACTGGATATGGTGGGGACTTTGGATAATTCTTATCTTTTGGATATTTTTAATTCCTTACCCCACCCCTGGACAAAAACGGAAAAAAGACGGAGCAATGGAAATTCTAAGGGAGCGTTTTGCACGGGGCGAAATAAGCGAGGAAGAATATAAACACCGGGTAAATATTCTTCAAAATAAAAATGAACCAAAGGACCAGAAAAAAATTAGGCAGGAAAAATAA
- a CDS encoding CusA/CzcA family heavy metal efflux RND transporter: MINKIIAFSINNKFIIGLLTLALIGMGIWSMSTVNLGSVPDITNNQVQVITQSPNLATEDIEQFVTYPVELSMGNLPGVTEIRSVSRFGLSVVTIVFEDDMGIYKPRQLVQEKLNEVRDQIPEKFGSPAMGPITTGLGEIYQYTIKPQKEYDTVYSPTELRTIQDWIVKRQMTLVEGVVEVNSFGGSIKQYEIAINPEKLNALNVSISQVFDALQKNNVNTGGAYIEKNNMANFIRGEGLIRSLDDIKSIVIKNENGVPVTIGDAAEEVQFGSQVRYGAFTQDGREAVGGMVLMLKGANPNKVIANVQDRMETVEQSLPEGLSIEPFLDRSVLIERTTSTVTQNLLEGALIVIFALVILLGSLRGGLITATTIPLSLLFAFILMKQFNVWANLMSLGAIDFGIIIDGAVIIIEGTVYEIQKRMRSGKIKFNKAKMDEVAYDAGSTMMGSAFFGQIIILIVFAPILFLTGVEGKMFRPMAFTFGFAMIGAIFLCLTYVPMMSALFMKPIQNKKNWFGKFERWLEKVSDKIIGGIQKGYMPLLKGALRLKFIVLGSAVVLLIVAGFIFSRMGGEFVPQLDEGDIAMQALIRPGSGLSEAIDVSTKIEDILLENFPEVETAVARIGVADIPTDPMPMDIADMFIVLEKDMDNWTSASSKEELIEKIKEKLNEELTGVNLVFSQPVELRFNELLTGVREDVAVKLYGEDLDLLAEKADKMAEIIQTIPGVGDVNPERTSGLPQMTVRFNRKKIAQYGLDIEKINDYISAAFAGGTAGVIFEGEKRFDMVIRFDEAHRQSIDDLRTLYIDLPDGTQVPIKEVADISYVPGPMQISRDNTFRRTYVGVNARGRDVESVVNDIQQKLDEELDLPPGYYITYGGEFENLQRAKGRLQIVVPIALFLIFVLLYFALQSFSQSIMIYIAIPLAAIGGIFALWLRDMPFSISAGVGFIVLFGVAVLNGLVLINRFNSLKEEGVTSIKDRIFTGTKERIRPIMLTATTDIFGFLPMAFSSSAGAEVQRPLATVVIGGMLTATLLTLVVLPVLYTFVEKRREKKEQNKLGSSNSRSLATILIIGLMLGGTFSVNAQSDEMSSENPIQDSLQTISLEEAKEMAIQNFPQLKAAQLEIESEEVLRKTAYDFGNTQIFTGKEEVGNGSDGIYTQIGVQQQGIDVFGIAPRLKLQKERVALAENALELSTIEIEREVSRAWTSVYTTKKAYQVYRKMDSIFEDIERAARIRYETEATSKLEYLATSNQANEVKIQLEQSYRNYLKSIQRLNLWFVSDTIYDVPDLPVETLDKPLNFLVESLENHPLLQVSEQRIDVAKAVTRERKSEFLPKFQGQYGRQEIAGQSGFFQYQIGIQIPLFFGPELGRTQEAKVNRKIAEQNFYQDKLELETAYKNMREEFIKWRNSWNYYKDEALPLAKEQQDGSVLAFKEGAIDYVTFLQNIRDAIRIEVNAWSAFNDYLDSRYQLEYYLKNSN, encoded by the coding sequence ATGATTAATAAGATAATCGCATTTTCCATTAATAATAAATTTATTATTGGGCTACTTACCTTAGCGCTTATAGGAATGGGTATTTGGTCCATGTCCACCGTAAACCTGGGATCGGTACCAGATATTACTAACAATCAGGTTCAGGTGATCACCCAGTCACCAAATCTTGCCACTGAAGATATTGAACAGTTTGTAACCTATCCCGTTGAACTTTCGATGGGTAATTTACCTGGGGTTACGGAAATACGATCTGTTTCCCGATTTGGCCTTTCCGTGGTTACAATTGTTTTTGAGGACGATATGGGCATTTACAAACCCCGTCAACTGGTTCAGGAAAAACTAAACGAAGTCAGGGACCAAATACCTGAAAAATTTGGAAGTCCCGCTATGGGACCCATTACTACAGGCTTGGGTGAGATTTATCAATATACGATAAAGCCACAAAAAGAGTATGACACTGTTTATTCCCCTACGGAATTGCGTACCATCCAGGATTGGATCGTAAAGCGTCAAATGACCCTCGTCGAAGGTGTAGTAGAGGTAAATTCATTTGGGGGCTCTATAAAACAATATGAAATTGCCATTAATCCCGAAAAACTGAATGCGTTAAACGTTTCTATTTCCCAAGTCTTCGATGCCCTGCAAAAAAATAATGTTAATACAGGCGGTGCATATATAGAAAAAAATAATATGGCCAATTTTATCCGTGGTGAGGGTTTAATCAGGTCACTAGATGATATAAAATCTATTGTTATCAAGAATGAAAATGGAGTGCCTGTAACAATTGGAGATGCAGCTGAAGAGGTCCAGTTTGGTAGCCAGGTACGCTATGGTGCTTTTACCCAGGATGGCCGTGAAGCTGTTGGCGGTATGGTGCTCATGTTGAAAGGTGCAAATCCTAATAAAGTAATTGCAAATGTTCAGGATCGTATGGAGACGGTAGAACAATCTTTGCCTGAAGGTTTATCAATAGAACCCTTCCTTGACAGAAGTGTTTTAATTGAAAGAACTACGAGTACCGTGACCCAGAATCTTCTGGAAGGTGCTTTAATCGTGATTTTTGCCCTGGTGATACTATTAGGTAGCTTAAGAGGTGGACTTATAACCGCTACGACCATTCCTTTATCACTTCTTTTTGCTTTTATATTAATGAAGCAATTTAATGTCTGGGCCAATCTAATGAGTTTGGGAGCTATTGACTTTGGAATTATTATAGACGGTGCTGTGATCATCATTGAGGGTACGGTATATGAAATACAAAAACGGATGCGTTCCGGCAAAATAAAATTTAATAAGGCTAAAATGGATGAAGTAGCCTATGATGCCGGAAGTACGATGATGGGTTCGGCCTTTTTTGGACAAATTATCATTCTTATCGTATTTGCGCCCATTCTTTTTCTTACGGGGGTAGAAGGGAAAATGTTTCGGCCAATGGCATTTACTTTTGGTTTTGCTATGATAGGTGCTATTTTCTTATGCCTTACCTATGTCCCTATGATGTCTGCTTTATTTATGAAACCAATTCAGAATAAAAAGAACTGGTTTGGAAAGTTTGAACGCTGGCTGGAAAAAGTTAGTGATAAAATTATTGGAGGGATTCAAAAAGGATACATGCCTTTATTAAAAGGAGCTTTAAGATTGAAGTTTATAGTATTGGGGTCTGCGGTTGTCTTACTTATAGTAGCCGGTTTTATCTTTTCCAGAATGGGAGGGGAATTTGTCCCTCAACTTGATGAAGGGGATATCGCCATGCAGGCTTTAATAAGACCTGGAAGTGGTTTGAGTGAAGCAATTGATGTTTCCACAAAAATAGAAGATATCCTTCTTGAGAATTTCCCGGAAGTAGAAACCGCCGTAGCGAGGATTGGGGTTGCCGATATCCCTACTGATCCAATGCCTATGGATATTGCCGATATGTTTATTGTATTAGAGAAGGATATGGATAATTGGACTTCGGCAAGTTCTAAAGAGGAATTGATAGAAAAGATCAAAGAGAAACTTAATGAAGAACTTACGGGAGTCAACCTGGTTTTTAGCCAGCCTGTAGAGCTTCGTTTTAATGAACTGCTTACCGGGGTCAGGGAAGATGTTGCGGTAAAATTATATGGTGAAGATTTAGACCTTCTTGCTGAAAAAGCTGATAAAATGGCTGAAATAATACAGACTATACCGGGCGTAGGAGATGTGAACCCTGAACGAACATCTGGTCTTCCACAAATGACGGTGCGGTTTAATCGTAAAAAAATTGCGCAATATGGATTGGACATTGAAAAGATTAACGATTATATAAGTGCAGCTTTTGCCGGAGGAACGGCCGGAGTGATCTTTGAAGGGGAAAAGCGGTTTGATATGGTTATACGTTTTGATGAGGCGCACCGCCAAAGCATTGATGATTTACGTACCCTCTATATAGATCTGCCGGATGGAACCCAGGTTCCGATTAAGGAAGTAGCTGATATTAGTTATGTACCGGGTCCTATGCAAATTTCCAGGGATAACACCTTTAGAAGAACCTATGTGGGAGTTAATGCCCGCGGGAGGGATGTGGAATCTGTGGTAAATGACATCCAGCAAAAATTGGATGAAGAGTTAGATTTACCTCCAGGATATTACATTACTTATGGTGGGGAGTTTGAAAACCTTCAAAGAGCAAAAGGGCGTTTACAAATAGTAGTGCCCATCGCTCTATTTCTGATATTCGTGCTTCTGTACTTTGCACTCCAATCTTTTTCCCAATCAATTATGATCTATATAGCCATTCCACTGGCGGCTATTGGAGGAATATTTGCTCTTTGGTTAAGAGATATGCCGTTTAGTATTTCAGCTGGTGTAGGCTTCATTGTATTGTTTGGGGTTGCCGTTTTAAACGGGCTGGTGCTTATTAACAGGTTTAATTCCTTAAAAGAAGAAGGGGTAACCAGTATAAAAGATAGAATTTTTACAGGAACCAAAGAACGAATACGACCTATTATGTTAACAGCAACAACAGATATTTTTGGATTTCTGCCGATGGCTTTTTCATCGTCAGCAGGAGCTGAAGTACAACGACCCCTTGCTACGGTTGTTATTGGAGGCATGCTTACAGCTACCTTACTTACTCTGGTTGTTCTTCCTGTCCTTTATACATTTGTAGAGAAGAGACGAGAGAAAAAGGAACAGAACAAGCTTGGTTCTTCCAATTCACGATCTTTAGCCACAATTTTGATAATTGGATTGATGTTAGGCGGAACCTTTTCCGTAAATGCACAATCTGATGAAATGTCATCGGAAAATCCAATACAGGATTCTTTACAAACTATTAGTTTGGAAGAGGCTAAAGAAATGGCAATCCAAAACTTTCCACAATTAAAAGCTGCCCAACTTGAAATTGAAAGTGAGGAAGTATTGCGTAAAACCGCTTATGATTTTGGGAATACCCAAATCTTTACAGGAAAAGAAGAGGTAGGAAATGGTTCTGATGGGATCTATACCCAAATTGGTGTTCAACAACAAGGCATAGATGTTTTTGGAATAGCTCCCCGTTTGAAATTACAGAAAGAAAGGGTGGCACTTGCTGAAAATGCCTTAGAGCTATCTACTATTGAAATTGAACGTGAAGTAAGCAGGGCCTGGACATCTGTTTATACAACTAAAAAGGCGTATCAGGTATATAGAAAAATGGATTCAATTTTTGAAGATATTGAAAGGGCTGCAAGAATCCGGTATGAGACAGAAGCTACCTCTAAACTGGAATATCTTGCTACCTCCAACCAGGCGAACGAGGTTAAAATACAGCTGGAACAGTCATACCGAAATTACCTGAAATCAATACAGCGTTTAAACCTATGGTTTGTTAGTGATACGATTTATGATGTACCAGATTTGCCTGTTGAAACTTTAGACAAACCTTTAAACTTTCTGGTAGAGTCGCTTGAAAATCATCCGTTGCTACAGGTTTCGGAACAAAGGATAGATGTTGCCAAAGCGGTTACCAGAGAACGAAAATCTGAATTTTTGCCCAAATTTCAGGGTCAGTACGGTAGGCAGGAAATAGCCGGGCAATCGGGTTTCTTCCAATATCAAATAGGAATTCAAATTCCGTTATTCTTTGGGCCTGAATTAGGCCGTACTCAGGAAGCAAAAGTGAATCGAAAGATTGCAGAGCAAAATTTTTACCAGGATAAACTCGAATTGGAAACCGCCTATAAAAATATGCGGGAAGAATTCATCAAATGGAGAAATTCATGGAATTATTATAAGGATGAAGCGCTTCCCTTGGCTAAAGAGCAACAAGATGGATCAGTGCTGGCCTTTAAGGAAGGCGCTATCGATTATGTGACATTTCTCCAAAATATAAGAGATGCCATTAGAATCGAGGTAAATGCCTGGAGTGCTTTTAACGATTATCTCGACAGCCGTTACCAACTGGAATATTACCTTAAGAATTCAAATTAA